Proteins from one Coleofasciculus chthonoplastes PCC 7420 genomic window:
- a CDS encoding pentapeptide repeat-containing protein, which produces MAKILEQLRRYDEAGGAEGAGEAGGANLAGSNLAGANFSNADLTKAYLVNVNLQGANLHSARLVDVNMARVNLNDADLSEANLKGSNLERATLENTNLRKANLDARRTSRTLLSSANFKNADLSNASLRGAWLMAANLEGANLTEANLSSDIYKEANMVYTHHTNLIGANLVNANLTGASLVHAFLVDANLLNVNLTGANLSHAFLVNAKLINANLSNTDLEKANFENANLTGANLSNANLLKAFLVNANLSEANLNSARLVDINMSGANLNGADLSDAELRKSNLCGVTMPDGSTSNTGCEAS; this is translated from the coding sequence TTGGCAAAAATACTTGAGCAGCTTCGTAGATACGATGAAGCAGGGGGAGCAGAGGGAGCAGGGGAAGCGGGGGGTGCTAATTTAGCCGGATCAAATCTCGCTGGCGCGAACTTCAGCAATGCAGATTTAACTAAAGCGTACTTGGTTAATGTGAATCTTCAGGGTGCTAATTTGCATTCTGCTCGTTTGGTCGATGTTAATATGGCAAGAGTTAATTTGAACGATGCTGATTTGAGTGAGGCTAATTTAAAAGGGAGTAATCTCGAACGGGCAACTCTAGAAAATACTAATCTCAGAAAAGCCAATTTGGATGCGCGGAGAACCAGTCGAACGCTTCTCTCCTCTGCTAACTTTAAAAATGCAGATCTCAGTAATGCGTCTTTGAGAGGTGCTTGGTTAATGGCAGCTAATCTGGAAGGAGCCAATCTCACGGAAGCAAATCTGAGTAGTGATATCTACAAAGAAGCTAACATGGTCTATACCCATCACACCAATTTAATTGGTGCAAATTTAGTCAATGCAAATCTAACTGGGGCAAGTTTGGTTCATGCTTTTTTAGTCGATGCTAATCTACTTAATGTCAATCTAACGGGGGCAAATCTGAGCCATGCTTTTTTAGTCAATGCCAAGCTCATCAACGCCAACCTGAGCAATACTGACTTAGAAAAGGCTAACTTTGAGAATGCTAATCTAACGGGGGCTAACCTCAGTAATGCCAATCTGCTTAAGGCTTTCTTGGTGAATGCGAATTTGAGTGAGGCGAATTTGAACTCCGCTCGTCTTGTGGATATTAACATGAGTGGCGCTAATCTCAATGGCGCTGATTTAAGTGATGCTGAGTTGAGAAAATCGAATTTATGTGGGGTGACGATGCCAGATGGTTCTACCTCGAATACAGGTTGTGAAGCCAGTTAA